A genomic window from Cloacibacillus evryensis DSM 19522 includes:
- the rpsU gene encoding 30S ribosomal protein S21, which translates to MTTVTRRDNESIEDALKRFKRELRKVGVLREAKKHEHYEKPSEIKKRKKAEMARNKGRRADY; encoded by the coding sequence ATGACCACCGTAACTAGACGCGACAATGAGTCGATCGAAGATGCCCTCAAGCGTTTTAAAAGAGAGCTTCGGAAGGTGGGCGTGCTTCGTGAAGCTAAGAAGCATGAACATTACGAAAAACCCAGCGAAATCAAGAAGCGTAAGAAGGCTGAGATGGCACGAAACAAAGGCAGGAGGGCGGATTATTAA
- a CDS encoding GatB/YqeY domain-containing protein, which translates to MSDLAGKIQSDLVVAMKNKDELKLSVLRMLKSAMQLAQVEKGKENALTDDDVLVLVRRLIKQRVEAAEMYKSGGAADRAERELAEAQVLEIYQPAQLSAEDILKIVAKVAEETGAAGPKDMGKMMGKTMAAVKGQADGNRVKSAVQHYLNQLVQ; encoded by the coding sequence ATGTCTGACCTTGCAGGCAAAATCCAGAGCGATCTGGTTGTAGCTATGAAAAATAAAGATGAGCTGAAGCTTTCGGTGCTGCGTATGCTCAAATCCGCCATGCAGCTCGCACAGGTGGAAAAGGGCAAAGAAAACGCGCTCACTGACGACGACGTGCTCGTACTCGTCCGCAGGCTTATCAAGCAGCGTGTCGAGGCCGCTGAGATGTATAAGAGCGGCGGCGCGGCAGACCGTGCCGAACGGGAACTCGCCGAGGCCCAGGTGCTTGAGATCTATCAGCCCGCTCAGCTTTCGGCTGAGGACATCCTCAAGATCGTGGCGAAGGTGGCGGAAGAGACCGGCGCCGCGGGACCGAAAGACATGGGTAAGATGATGGGCAAGACCATGGCCGCAGTAAAGGGGCAGGCGGACGGCAACAGAGTCAAGAGCGCCGTTCAGCACTACCTGAACCAGCTCGTCCAGTAG